A stretch of DNA from Allomeiothermus silvanus DSM 9946:
ACCTGGGTGGTGATGTTGGCATCGGGACCAAAACCAGAACTAAACAACGAGGGACTGGTGAGGCCCTCGGGGGTGCAGGTGTAGGGGCTTTCCAGCACCATCACAGGGTCGGTGTACTCATAGCGCAGGGTGAAGCCGCTGGCGGTAGCGTTGGTCACACGCATGGTATAGGTCTTGGATTCGCCTTGGATGGCGAAAGTTTTGCTCGAGCCCGCCTTGGCCGGGAAAAAGGGGTTGTCGCAAGCGGCCTGGACAGGGGCGGCTAAAACCAGCAGCCAAAGCATCAGCGTGCCGAATCCCTTCATGATTTCCTCCTTTTAGGGGAGCCACGAGAGGGCTTTTCGCGCCAGGGGCTGGAGGTTCTTCAACTTGGGCGGTTGCTGTCCGTCCAGTTGCACCGCCAACACCTGATTGCCCTTGCAGACCAGGATGCCGAGGTCGTATGCCGTCGCTATGATGGGGTTCTTGATTGAGAGCGTGTACCGGAAGATCAGCGCCTCGTCGCCCAGCCCGCTTAAAGGCGTGGTTGTGATGTTGTTTGTTCCGCCGTCTCCGTCCCTCCCTTGCATCGCTGGCCTTAACAAGTCCAGGCCCATCGCAAACATGGCCTTGCTGTCCAGGGTCTGGTTATTCCATTTGAGCGGGCCGACGAAGAGGTCTACCTGTAGGATTTGCAGGCCGCCAGCGGCGGGTTTGGGAAGTCGGTAAGCGCAGAAGCTTTGGTATTCATTGGAGTCGCGGATCACCTTGCTTCCCTTGCCCAGCACCGCTTCGGCCTCGGTTTGGGTCAGCAGGGTGCAGGCATCCGTCAGGTTTGCGGCTTGCGCCAGGCTGAGCCAAAGTCCTAACAGTAGGATGAAACGCCGCATATCGCCTCCTAGGGTCCCGCTTTCTTCAGCCTCGGGGCCACCTTGCGGGCCAGCTCGAGGGCGATCTCGAGGGGAGCTTTCTTGGGGTGTAGGACCATCAGCGAAAAGCCCTGGGCGTAGAGGAAGACCCGCTCCTTCCCTTCGCGGGTGTAGAAGGCCCCCTCGCCCAGAGCGGTGTCCTTCAGGGGGGTGGGGTTCTCGCCCAGCTTGGGAGCCCCTTTGGGGTAGATGATATTGATATCCAGTTTGACCTCCACCCCTTCCCCGCTCCACAGGCACATGAGTACCGGCAGGCCGACCATGCCCTGGACCGCCTGGTTGGCGGGAGTGCTGGACTCCAGCTTAGCCCCGGTGGCCGCCGCCACCTCGGTCGCGCTCAGGAGCTTGCAGGGGTCGGGGGAGTTGGCCCCTGGAAGCTGGAACTGGGCCAGCACCGGGCTGAGCAGTAACCCCAAAATCATCCATATCCGTTTCATGGCTTCCTTCTAACTCGTTGGATAAAGGTTGTCACCTCAGGCTCAGTTGGTCACGCTAAAGTGCACCGTTTTACTGGCTACGACCGCGCCAAAAGCATCCCGACCTTCCAGCGTGAGGGCATAGCTTCCTATAGCGAAGCGCTTGGTGAGTGAAGAACCGGTTCCCAGGATGATTGGATCACCCAGCGTGCCCTGGGTGAGTTCACTCGAGACCCCAGCCGCTTTGAGTGCTGCCAAGGGCACGTAGGTCTGGCCGCCTACCACGATGGCTTGAGTGGAAGCGCTCTTGCCGTTGATGACCAGCTTGTAGGTGGTGCTGGCGGCGTGGACCCCAGGCAGCGTAAGCAGCAAAGCGATTGCGAGCCTGGTCTTGAGCATAGATTCCTCCTGATTTAGCGAAGTCGGGGTGGCCTCGAGCCCCGTAGAGTTCGAGGTCGCCTAAGTTCAGTTGGGCGGTGGAACATAGGTCAGCTTGAAGGCGATGGAAGCTGAACCGGTCAGGTTGAGGTCATCGGTGACATAGAGCCGGATGGTTCCCCCGTCGTTGTCGAAGCCGCAGCCGTTGGCTACGTTCTGCGCCCCGGTGGTGTCCCAGGACCAGTAGGGGTCTTGGCCCAGATTGATGGGCGGGTGGTACACGGTGGGGATGTCGGTCTCGGCGCACCCCCCCTTATGGGTGGCCTGCCAGGTCCAGCGGGGGTTCTTGTAGGGAGCGGTTCCGCCCACCCAGGAGCCCATGAGGATCACGGTTTTACCCACGTAGTCAAAGTCACCGTTGGCTGGCGCGGTGATGGAGACTTGAGGCGGGCTGCTGTTGGAGGGGGTTTGCACGTTCACCGTCACGCTGGTCTGGGCGCTCTTGCCCCCGTAGGCGGTGGCCGCGAGGGTGAAGGTGACGCTGGCTGGACTGCCCGAGCGAATCTTGATGGTGGGGGTGCAGTTGCCGGTGATGGGGAACTGGTTGTCGCCCGCGTCGCTGCTTGTCCAGTTGCAGGGCAAGGGCTGGTTGGCAAAGCCCGAGCCGTTGTCGCCGGTGGCCTGGCCCACGAGGGTGTAGGACAGGGTGCGCAGCAGGGTGTCGCTCGGTTTGGGGCTCGAGATGCTCACCTGCGGCGGGTCAAAGTCGAAGCGGGTAGCCACGAAACCGGCCCCCGGGCCTGCCGTGCCCGCCATCACCCCGGTCTCGTGGCTGAAGAGGTAGCCCTGGTAGGTTGTCCCGTTGAGTTGGAAGCTAAACGAGCGGGGGTCAGACACGTTCACTGTACCCGTGAGTGCACCGCCACCGCCGTCAAAGACCTTGCCGGTGACGGCCCCGGTGCTGCCATTGACCGCGGTGATCGAGAAGAGACCGCTGGGAATATCCAGCCCATAGACCTGCCAGTTGCCCACATAGGCATTTAGGCTCACCCCGCCACCCGCGATGCCGCTCAAGTAGTCGTGGAGCTTGAGGCCGTAGAAGCCATAAGTCTTCCCGTCTCGGTTGTCCAGCAGGGTTCCCGCCAGGGTGCGGTTGTCGGCGGCCAGGTAGCCGGTATAGTGCATCCCGCCGAGTTCTCCAAAGCTTCTCGCTCCAGTGTTGCTCCAGTCAATGTAGAAGTCTATCTGCCGCCCGGCGATGGTACCGTTGACCCGCCGGGGTTGGTTGTCGGGGCCGTAGTAGGTTCCCAGGCGGCGCTCGCTGGCCCAGTTCGGAGAGTTTTTGATGATATAGGGGATGTGGTAGATGTCCAGCACCCCGCGCTGCCCGTCGTGGTCGAGGTTGTAGCGGCCCAGGAAGAGCCGGTCGGGGGGCTGGCCGAAGTTGGGCGGCAGCACGCTCTGGACTACGGCGGCCTCGTAGACCTTGCCCTTGGTCACGAAATCGTAGCTGAACCAAACGTAGCCGCCCTCGGCCCAGCCGGTACCCCAAGAGTTCTTCACCCGGAAGGCTTTTTTGCTGTCGTCATAGCCGACCATCAGCATGGCGTGACCGCCCCAGGTTTTAGGGTCGGGACGCGGGTTGTCTGCGATTTCCCATACGTCGTTTTTGGGGTTGGGGTCATCGGAATCGAGCAGAACCCCAAAGGCCACCTCGTGCCCGCCTGCGAGCTGGGTTTTGTACCAGTCCAGCGAGGTGAGGGAATTCTTGGGGGCGTAGAGCACCTGGTTGGCCCGGTACTTGGCGTTCTCCAGGGCAATCTGGGGCAGGATGGTGGTCTGGAAGGAGCTAGGAATATGCCAGAGGGCTTTTTCCTGGCTCAGGTTGAGGTCATCCACCGCACGCTGAGGGCTGGTGTCCAGGATGGCCGGCATCCACATGGAGGTGTCGTTGAACCCCCCCTGGTTTATATAAGGCATTTCGGTCTCGAGCGGGATGCCCAGCTCGAGGGTTGAGAAAAGCTGGAGGTTGAAGGTCACGCTGCCCCCGTCCCAGGGGCCTGGGGGATTTTCGCTGTGGCTGGGGGGGTACGGTGTGCCCAGTTCGTCGGTCAAGAGTTCCATCAGGTGATGTACGTGGGTCACCCACTGCTCCGACAAGTCAAGCGTCAGGCCATACTGCCGCTTGTACTGGGCCTCGATGGCGGCCACCGCAGCAAAGTTGGTGCAGGTTCCGCGCGGGTTCTGGTCTTTGACCGGGGTCTGGTACTGCGAGAGGTCTGCGCTAGCGGGCAAGCCCTGCGGTCTGACCGTTTGCGAGGCAGGTTGGGTTGGGGGCGGATAGCGATCGAGGTAGGATTGGGTGACCTCAGGTTTGTCCAACAGGGCGATTTCCCCATTAGAGAGCTTGTAGGCCGGGGTTCCATTGACGGTGGTAATGCCGCTGATGCCAGGGCCAATGGAATGGGTCGGCGGTGGGGTGGTGCAGGCTGCCAGAATGCTTAAACTTAGCCAAAGCCAGTATCGTTTCATCGCATCCTCCTCTAGCGCAACCCCCTGGGCTTATGAGTGACCTCGAGGCTGCGCAAATGCTCCGAGAGGGCTTCCAGGCTGGCGAAATGCAACTCTTTTTCGGCTCCCCGAATGCGCAAAGCATAGCGAATCGAGCCATCCGATTCTCGGATGAGCCGGAGCACGTAGACCTGGCTTCGGATTGCCTTTTCGGCCCCCATGTCAGCAGGGTAGAAAAGGCGGCGTCACTTTACCGTCACAAAGTAGGGCTTCGGGAGCAGGCGCAAGATTGAACTCGAGCCCACCGGATGCGGGGCTAACCCTCGGGGCCGTAGCGCCGCAAAAACCCCACCCTGAACTCGGGGAACCCCTCGAGCCCCGCTGCGATCTTGCGGCACCGCTCCGCCGCCGCTTGGCGATACTTCCGGGCCTGAGCGGGGCGGGCGGCGCGGCTCATGGCCCGGTACAGCTCGAGGGCCTCCAGCAGCGGGACGGTGTTTGCCGCCAGCAGGGCCTCGGCCTCCCGGATGAGGGCCGGGGTGTCTCGCTCGAGCAGAGCCGAAGCCTCGAGCCGCACCGCCAGCGCCCGGGCCTGAAACGGCGGGTTGGGCGGAACCTCGAGGCGCTCTACCGTTTCCAACGCCTTTCCCGGCTCGCCCAGGGCGAGCCAGGCCAGCCCAGCCGTCCAGGCCGCCCGGGCCCCGTCGTGAGCGTCGGCGAAGGGTCCGGCCAGAAGCGGCTCGAGCCGCGCTAGGGCGGCCTCGGGCTGGGCGGTGAGCACCTCCCGGCGGGCGTACTGGGCTTGGAGCCAGGCCCGCAGCTCGTCCAGTCCGGCTCCTTCGATCAGTGCCTCGGCCTCCCCCAGCAGCGGCAGCGCTTCCTCGGCGCGGCCTAGGTCTAGGTAGTACTCCACCAGCGACATCCGCCGCCGGGCCCGGCCTTGGGCGATGCCGTTGCGTTCGGCCACCGCTAAAGCGGCCTGCAGCGTCTCGAGAGCCAAGCCGAACTCGCCGCGCATCCGCTGGAGCACGCTCAGGTTGTTGAGAAAGATGCCCTCCTGCAAGGGGTCGGGGTGGTTGCCCAACAGCGCCCGGCCTTGCTCGAGGTGGCGCAGGGCGGCTTCCAGTGCCCCGGTCTCGAACTCAAACTTGAACAGGTTGAGCAGGATATGCCGCTGCGACACCACGTCCCCGGCGGCGACCGCTTCCTGGAGGGCCTGTTCCAGAATCTGAATTGCCCGGGCGGTGTCGCCCCCGATCCCCACCGCCCGGCCCAGGTTGCGCAGGGCCATCCCCTTGCCGCGCCGATCCCCCTCCGCCTGGAAAGCCGCCAGGGCCTCGCGCGCGTGGCGCTGCCCTGCCGCCAGGTCGCCTTGTCCCACGGCCTGATCTGAGAGGATCAGGTGGGCCTCGGCGGCGAGGGGGGAGAGGGGAGAGGGCTCGAGGCGGAGGGCCTGATATAGCTGCTTCTGGGCCTCATCGCCGCGTCCCAGGGTTAGCAGAGTCTGGCCGCGCTCGAAGAAGGCCCTGGCCCGCAGGACCTCTGGCAGGGCCGGGTCTTGCAGGAGGGGCTCGAGCCGACCCAGGGCTTCGCCATAGCGTCCGGTGTGCCGCTCGAACTTGGCCCCGGCCAGCGCGGCGCGGGCCTGTAACACCGGGTCACCGAGCGAGTAGGCGCTTTCTTCCAGCGCCCGCAACTCCTCCTGCCAACCTTCCTGCTCATCCAGGAGCCGGTACAACTCGGCCCGGGCCGCGTGAACCTCGAAGGCCGTGGGGCCTTCTGCTCCGTCTGCCAGGGCTTTGTCATACTGGTTCAGGGCTTCTCGGTTAGCGTAAATAGCCTGGGCGGCCTCGGCAGCCTTGAGCCGCCAAGGCACCGCTTCCTTGGGGCGCCCGGCCTGCTCCAAATGCCTGGCGACCCGGGTTGGGGCCCCGTCGAGGCGGGCCAGAGTCTCAGCCAGCTTGCGGTGCAGCACCTTGCGGCGTTCGAGCGAGAGCCCCTCCTGCAAGGCCCGGCGCAGCAGGTCGTGGGCGAAGCCCAGGCCGTCGGGTTTTTGCTGTAACAGGCCGGCCCGCACCGCGACCTCAGCGGCTTCGAGTGCCTCCCAATCCGAGAGCGCGGTGGCCCCGGAGAGTTCCTCGAGGCTGAACCCTTCTCCGGCCAGGCTGGCCGCCTCCAAGAGCCGCCGCACCGCACCGCCCAGCCGGTCCACCCGGCGGTTCACCGCGGCCTGTACGCTCCTGGGGAGGGGCAACTCGCGGTAGTCCTCGGTCGCCTCATCGTAAGGAGTGCTCCAGATCCCCTCTTCCACGCGCAGGTCGCCCGAGGCGAAGAGCTCCTTGAGGGTTTCCAGGGCGAAAAGCGGGTTGCCTCCGGTGGCGTTGTAAAGCCGTCGGCTGAAGAGTCGGGCCTCGCTGCCGGAGAGCACCCGCACGAGCGCTCCGACCCCCTCCGGGGCCAGCGGCTTGAGCTCGATCAGCACCGCCAGGCCGCGCTCGACCTGCTGGAAGATGGCTTCTCGGATCGGCGGGATCAGCTCCTCGCCGCGGAAGGCCGTGATGGGATAGCTCAGCCGTTCGGGCAGCACCCGGGCCATGGCGTAAGCCGAGACCTCGAGGCTGGCCGCGTCGGTGACGAACTGCAGGTCGTCGGCGACGACGATCCCTACACCGGCTCGAGCCAGCTGCCGGATCACCTCGGTGATAGCCTCCAAGAGCCGCAGCTTACCCTCCTCGCTGGTGATGGGAGGCGGGGGTGCTTCGGCCAGCTCGGGAACCAGCCGTGAGACCTCCTGGCGCACCCAGGAGGGTAGCTCGGTTGCGCCCAAGAGGCTTAGTGACTGGCGCAGGGCGCGGGTGTGAAAGGCGTAGGGGATACCGCTATCGCTTGGACGGCCCTCCAAGAGCAAGAACTGGCCTTTGCTGCGGGCAAACTCGAGCATCAGCCGGGTTTTGCCCACGCCGGGTGGCCCCGAGAGGTAGAGGGCTTTCCCGGTCTGCCACGCCGCCTCCATCTGCTCCCACTCCCGCTCACGGCCCACCAGCGGAGGGTGCTCGAGGGCCTGTGGTATGGAGGGAGGTGCCTCCGAGGCGGGAGCCGGAGGCGGGGCTTGGCCCCGCCGCAGCCGCTCGACGAGTTCCAGGGTTTCGGGTAGCGGCTCGAGCGAGAACTCCCGCTGGAGCAGGGCCCGGTAGCGCTCGTAGCGCCCCAGCGCTGCGGCAGCCCCCTCGACCCGCGCGGTGAGGGCCAGCAGCGCACGCTGGAGGTCCTCCTGGAAGGGGTCGGCTTCCAGGAGACACCTCAGCAGGGCCTGGGCTTCCTCGGGGCGGGCTGCTTCCAGCTCCTTGGCTCGTTTGCGGGCGGCCTCCCGCCACAGCCCCTGCCAGTGTTCGCGCTCCAAGAGCAGCCAGTCCTCGAAAGTTGGGGCACCCCGTACGCTGAGCCCGGCGGCAAACTCCCCCCGGAAGCAAGCCAGCGCCCCCTCCCAGTCGGCCTGCTCGAGGCAGCGCGTAGTCTCAATCAGGTCTGAGGCGTGCCCACCCAAGGCCAGCGTGTCTGGATTGACCACTAGCAGTGCCTCGGCTGGGCTGCCGCGCAGCCGGTAGAGTTCCTGTCGCAGGTTGCCCCGCGCCCGCTCCTCGTCGGCTTGATCCCACAGCAGCCCGGCGAGCTTCCCCCGCTCCACCGGGCGCCCTTGGGCGGCCAGATACACCACCATGGCCCACAGCTTGCGGGTGGGCAGCACAAGCTTTTGCCCGTTCAGGTGGAGCTCCGGCGGGCCGAGCAGACGTAGCTCCAGGCGGCTCACGGTTAGTCTTAGGGTACTGCAAGCTATCCGTCGAGGTGAAAGCGATTCGAGGGGGTCTCGGGTTCCAAGAAAGCCCCCGGCGGGCTCTGGCCGCCAAGACCCCGGACCGCCGTTCGCCCCGCCCCTGGGGCTGGGGTTCGTTCCTTTCGGGGGCGGCGGTTTTTGGAGGGTCGGGACCGGGTCGGAGTCAGGGGGTTACGCGTACAATAGGTGAGGGCCAACAACACCATCACCAACAGCACCGAAACCCAGGAAGTCTCCATGTCCCACTCCACTCTTAAGGCCAGTGTAAAGAGGAGGGGGTTAAAAAAGCGTTACAAATGACCGGGGCCAGAAGGGGATGTCTAGCTGGCTCTGCCGGGGATTTCCGGGTTAGGCCGGGTCTCCTCCACCTGGATAAGCCGCCCGTCTCGCAGATAGAGCACACGTTCGGCTTTCCGGGCTAGCTCGAGGTCGTGCGTCACCAAAATCACCGTGCGGCCCTCGCGGGCTTGCGCGGTGAGCAGTTCCACCACCTTGGCCCCCGCGACGGAGTCCAGGTTCCCGGTGGGCTCGTCGGCGAAGAGGATCGGCGGGTTCAGGGCCAGCGAGCGGGCTATGGCCACGCGTTGCTGTTCGCCGCCGGAGAGCTTATTGGGCAGGTGATGGGCCCTTTTTTCCAGCCCCACGCTCTCCAAAAGGGCTGCCGCGCGGGCCTGGCGTTCGCGCTGACCGATTCCCGCCAGCATCATCGGGAAGGCCACGTTCTCCCAGGCGGTGAGGGTCGGCACCAGGTTCCACTGCTGGAACACAAAGCCCATGTGCTTGAGCCGTACCTCCGAGCGGGCGTCCTCGGAGAGCCTTGAGAGCACCGTGCCGTCTAAGCGCACCTCGCCCTCGGTGGGCACGTCGAAGCCCGCCAGCAAGTTCAAAAGCGTGGTCTTGCCCGAACCCGAAGGTCCCACCACAGCGGTGAGCCCCGGGGGAAAGCGAAAGCTGAAATGATCTACTGCCACCACGTCGATATCGCCCTGGTGGTAGCGCTTGTGCAGGTGGATGGCCTCGAGCATGTATTACCGTCAGCGGATCGTGCTTGCCAGACTGGGGGGTAGCATACTACACGGTAAAAAGCGGTGGATTTACGGCCCCTATAAGTAGCTGCCTGCTGATTTTCTCATCCGACGAGCAACTCCACTAGGGTATTTAGATGCGCCCCAGCGCCTCCACCACCGGGATGCGGCTGGCGGTACGGGCCGGGAGAAACCCGGCGAGCAAACCCAACACCACCGCGACCAGCATAGCGAATAGCGCAAGCCTGAAGGTCACCGCGGAGAGGGCCAGGCCCACCTCGCGCACCGTGTACCAGTTGACTGCCGCAGAGGCCAGCCCCCCCAGCCCCAACCCTACCAGCCCCCCCGCCAGCCCCAACAGCAGGGCTTCTAAGAGCACCAGGCCGAAGATGAACCCACGCTTGGCCCCCAACGCCCGCATCAGGCCAAACTCGCGGACGCGCTCGTAGACCGACATCATCACCGTGTTAGCTACCAAGAGCCCGCCCACCACCAACGCCACCAGGCTGATGCCAAAGCGCACCAGGTCGGAGATCCGCACTGCCCGCTCGGCAAAGCGCAGCACGTCGCCGGCGGTCTGGGCACTTACGCCGGGGATGCGCTCCTGGATGGCCTTGGCCACGTCCTCGGCCTTGCGGCCCTCGCGCACGGAAACTGCGATCGAGGTGTAGTTTTGGGTGTTGAGCGCAGCGTGTACGGCGCTCGCTGAGACGTAGATCACGCTATCGGAAAGGCCGCCGACAGGCTGCAAGATGCCCTCCACCTGGAGCGAGATTCGGGGGGAGAGGCGCAGGGTCTTGCCGAGAGTGAGCTGACTGCGCTCGGCGACCCGGCTACCCACCACCGCGCCCCGGGGGCTAGGGGTGAGAGCCCCTTGGCTTACCGTTAGGTGGGGATAGAGGGTTTTAGGGCTGGTGCCGTCGGGAAGCCCCTGGAAGATAAAGGTGCTCTGGGGGTCGAAGCCCCCCCGGGTGAGCACCACGTAAGGGATTACTTGGGTAATACCCAACTCACCCGCTAAACCCTCGAGCTTCCGCACCGTGTCGGGGCCTAGCTCGGGGTAGCCGGGGCTGATGGCCTCGACCCCCTCGGGAAGCACCAGGATGGCCGGGCCGACGCTGGAAAGCTCAGAGCCCAGAGCCCGGCGCAACCCTTCGCCAAAGGATAAGAAGAGCACCATCGAGGCCGTCGAAACCACGATCCCCAGCA
This window harbors:
- a CDS encoding ABC transporter ATP-binding protein, giving the protein MLEAIHLHKRYHQGDIDVVAVDHFSFRFPPGLTAVVGPSGSGKTTLLNLLAGFDVPTEGEVRLDGTVLSRLSEDARSEVRLKHMGFVFQQWNLVPTLTAWENVAFPMMLAGIGQRERQARAAALLESVGLEKRAHHLPNKLSGGEQQRVAIARSLALNPPILFADEPTGNLDSVAGAKVVELLTAQAREGRTVILVTHDLELARKAERVLYLRDGRLIQVEETRPNPEIPGRAS
- a CDS encoding C1 family peptidase — protein: MKRYWLWLSLSILAACTTPPPTHSIGPGISGITTVNGTPAYKLSNGEIALLDKPEVTQSYLDRYPPPTQPASQTVRPQGLPASADLSQYQTPVKDQNPRGTCTNFAAVAAIEAQYKRQYGLTLDLSEQWVTHVHHLMELLTDELGTPYPPSHSENPPGPWDGGSVTFNLQLFSTLELGIPLETEMPYINQGGFNDTSMWMPAILDTSPQRAVDDLNLSQEKALWHIPSSFQTTILPQIALENAKYRANQVLYAPKNSLTSLDWYKTQLAGGHEVAFGVLLDSDDPNPKNDVWEIADNPRPDPKTWGGHAMLMVGYDDSKKAFRVKNSWGTGWAEGGYVWFSYDFVTKGKVYEAAVVQSVLPPNFGQPPDRLFLGRYNLDHDGQRGVLDIYHIPYIIKNSPNWASERRLGTYYGPDNQPRRVNGTIAGRQIDFYIDWSNTGARSFGELGGMHYTGYLAADNRTLAGTLLDNRDGKTYGFYGLKLHDYLSGIAGGGVSLNAYVGNWQVYGLDIPSGLFSITAVNGSTGAVTGKVFDGGGGALTGTVNVSDPRSFSFQLNGTTYQGYLFSHETGVMAGTAGPGAGFVATRFDFDPPQVSISSPKPSDTLLRTLSYTLVGQATGDNGSGFANQPLPCNWTSSDAGDNQFPITGNCTPTIKIRSGSPASVTFTLAATAYGGKSAQTSVTVNVQTPSNSSPPQVSITAPANGDFDYVGKTVILMGSWVGGTAPYKNPRWTWQATHKGGCAETDIPTVYHPPINLGQDPYWSWDTTGAQNVANGCGFDNDGGTIRLYVTDDLNLTGSASIAFKLTYVPPPN
- a CDS encoding ATP-binding protein; its protein translation is MSRLELRLLGPPELHLNGQKLVLPTRKLWAMVVYLAAQGRPVERGKLAGLLWDQADEERARGNLRQELYRLRGSPAEALLVVNPDTLALGGHASDLIETTRCLEQADWEGALACFRGEFAAGLSVRGAPTFEDWLLLEREHWQGLWREAARKRAKELEAARPEEAQALLRCLLEADPFQEDLQRALLALTARVEGAAAALGRYERYRALLQREFSLEPLPETLELVERLRRGQAPPPAPASEAPPSIPQALEHPPLVGREREWEQMEAAWQTGKALYLSGPPGVGKTRLMLEFARSKGQFLLLEGRPSDSGIPYAFHTRALRQSLSLLGATELPSWVRQEVSRLVPELAEAPPPPITSEEGKLRLLEAITEVIRQLARAGVGIVVADDLQFVTDAASLEVSAYAMARVLPERLSYPITAFRGEELIPPIREAIFQQVERGLAVLIELKPLAPEGVGALVRVLSGSEARLFSRRLYNATGGNPLFALETLKELFASGDLRVEEGIWSTPYDEATEDYRELPLPRSVQAAVNRRVDRLGGAVRRLLEAASLAGEGFSLEELSGATALSDWEALEAAEVAVRAGLLQQKPDGLGFAHDLLRRALQEGLSLERRKVLHRKLAETLARLDGAPTRVARHLEQAGRPKEAVPWRLKAAEAAQAIYANREALNQYDKALADGAEGPTAFEVHAARAELYRLLDEQEGWQEELRALEESAYSLGDPVLQARAALAGAKFERHTGRYGEALGRLEPLLQDPALPEVLRARAFFERGQTLLTLGRGDEAQKQLYQALRLEPSPLSPLAAEAHLILSDQAVGQGDLAAGQRHAREALAAFQAEGDRRGKGMALRNLGRAVGIGGDTARAIQILEQALQEAVAAGDVVSQRHILLNLFKFEFETGALEAALRHLEQGRALLGNHPDPLQEGIFLNNLSVLQRMRGEFGLALETLQAALAVAERNGIAQGRARRRMSLVEYYLDLGRAEEALPLLGEAEALIEGAGLDELRAWLQAQYARREVLTAQPEAALARLEPLLAGPFADAHDGARAAWTAGLAWLALGEPGKALETVERLEVPPNPPFQARALAVRLEASALLERDTPALIREAEALLAANTVPLLEALELYRAMSRAARPAQARKYRQAAAERCRKIAAGLEGFPEFRVGFLRRYGPEG
- a CDS encoding ABC transporter permease; translation: MEVLALVYRNLRARPVRSILTLLGIVVSTASMVLFLSFGEGLRRALGSELSSVGPAILVLPEGVEAISPGYPELGPDTVRKLEGLAGELGITQVIPYVVLTRGGFDPQSTFIFQGLPDGTSPKTLYPHLTVSQGALTPSPRGAVVGSRVAERSQLTLGKTLRLSPRISLQVEGILQPVGGLSDSVIYVSASAVHAALNTQNYTSIAVSVREGRKAEDVAKAIQERIPGVSAQTAGDVLRFAERAVRISDLVRFGISLVALVVGGLLVANTVMMSVYERVREFGLMRALGAKRGFIFGLVLLEALLLGLAGGLVGLGLGGLASAAVNWYTVREVGLALSAVTFRLALFAMLVAVVLGLLAGFLPARTASRIPVVEALGRI